In one Lycium barbarum isolate Lr01 chromosome 7, ASM1917538v2, whole genome shotgun sequence genomic region, the following are encoded:
- the LOC132603053 gene encoding cytochrome P450 86A1-like, giving the protein MIRFGTDNIFGLTLGKILNILTIELPEDNKIALAMDTTLKSVFKRLFYPNFMWKFMRFLSIGSEKSLKKSLHILNNYITEALDERVSRTKTSNSNTDDLLLAFMKKLEANGHILQRTAIKSTILDILLAGRDSVATCISWFFWLVMNNPHVEKKIVDEIIVVLRKTRVEDMTGSKLLGEDTQKWMEEPLSYEEINSLVYLHATLLETLRLYPSVPRIVRYAISDDILADGTYVPAGSDIILSIYSVGRMKSVWGEDCLEFIPER; this is encoded by the exons ATGATTCGTTTTGGCACTGATAACATTTTTGGACTTACTCTAGGCAAAATTTTGAATATTTTAACCATAGAACTTCCTGAGGATAATAAAATTGCACTTGCCATGGATACAACTCTAAAATCAGTTTTCAAAAGATTGTTCTACCCCAATTTCATGTGGAAATTTATGAGATTTTTGTCCATTGGATCTGAAAAAAGCCTAAAGAAAAGCCTCCACATTTTGAACAATTACATAACTGAGGCACTAGATGAACGTGTAAGTAGAACAAAAACTTCTAATTCAAATACTGATGATCTATTATTGGCATTCATGAAAAAATTGGAAGCAAATGGACACATTTTGCAGAGGACTGCTATTAAGAGTACAATTCTTGACATTTTATTAGCGGGACGAGATTCTGTTGCTACATGTATTAGTTGGTTTTTTTGGCTCGTTATGAACAACCCACACGTTGAAAAAAAGATCGTGGATGAAATTATAGTGGTGTTAAGGAAAACTCGAGTAGAAGACATGACCGGCTCTAAG CTGCTGGGAGAAGACACACAAAAATGGATGGAAGAGCCATTGTCATATGAAGAAATCAATAGTTTGGTTTATCTTCATGCGACCTTGCTAGAAACACTACGTTTATATCCTTCAGTTCCGAGAATTGTGAGGTATGCGATATCTGATGATATTCTTGCAGATGGAACTTACGTACCAGCTGGTTCAGACATCATTTTATCAATATACTCCGTGGGAAGAATGAAATCCGTATGGGGAGAAGATTGTTTGGAATTCATACCAGAACGATGA
- the LOC132603054 gene encoding leucine-rich repeat receptor-like protein kinase TDR — translation MVIILYQPLYITSTFLIFLSLILVVPVLSVDPFTQALLSLKSDILDNSNSLSDWILPSNSTTDSRIHACSWSGVKCNGNSSLIIGLDISVKNLGGVFSDSQFSVFSDVVDLNLSHNSFSEKLPVGIFKLTNLKSLDISRNNFSGHFPSGISNLDSLVILDAFSNSFSGPLPKDASEIESLKVLNFAGSYFSGQIPSEYGSFKNLDFIHLAGNSLSGKIPPELGMLKTVTHMEIGYNSYEGSIPWEFGNMSKLQYLDIASANLSGSIPKELSNVTNLESLFLFRNQLSGKIPWEFGKLISLSSLDLSDNLLSGPVPESFSELKNLKLLSLMYNDLRGTVPEGIAKLPLLDSLNIWDNFFSGSLPKDLGKYSKLKYLDVSTNYLVGSIPPSICSNGVLERLILFSNNFTGGLSPSLSNCSSLVRIRIEDNSFSGDISLNFSNFPDLSYIDMSRNKFSGGIPSNIALASKLQYFNVSHNPNLGGIISEKTLSLYSLQNFSATNCSISGDFPPFGSCKSLLVLELSMNNVSGIIPQSISNCQNLVSLDLANNNLTGQIPIELASLPVISVVDLSHNSFSGSIPAKFGSSSSLQLLNVSFNDLSGWIPLKTVDSSAFLGNPKLCGTLWEPCRGPNTLESGSRRTQKLAWVLITCGIIVLAITAAVFGVFYFRRRGKGQWKMVSFSGLPQFTANDVLRSFNSIEEATEMVPPLGGSDCCKAVLPTGITVLVKKIEWRPKRMNVMLDLISRMGNARHKNLTRLLGFCYNKRMAYLLYDYLPNGNLAERIRTKRDWVIKYKIILAIARGLCFLHHDCDLAIPHGDLKADNIVFDENMEPHLTEFGVKFLIQLNNGPSVARVGNEAGEIERAIKAELHRDIYDFGEVILEILTNGKLSNAATSLQNTSKEVLLREVLDENDVAPSISVREEIKLVLEVASLCTRVRPSDRPSMEEALKIVSGLKKQG, via the exons aTGGTGATAATACTTTATCAGCCTTTGTATATCACGTCtactttcttgatttttctttctttgattcTTGTTGTACCAGTTTTATCTGTTGATCCTTTTACACAAGCACTCTTGAGCTTAAAATCTGatattcttgataattccaacagTCTAAGTGATTGGATTTTGCCTTCTAATTCTACTACTGATAGTAGAATTCATGCATGTTCTTGGTCTGGTGTGAAGTGTAATGGAAATTCATCTTTGATCATTGGTTTGGATATTTCAGTTAAAAATCTTGGTGGGGTTTTTTCAGATAGTCAGTTTAGTGTTTTTAGTGATGTTGTTGATCTAAATTTGAGTCACAACTCATTTTCTGAGAAACTACCTGTTGGGATTTTCAAGTTGACTAATTTAAAAAGCTTGGATATTAGCAGGAACAATTTTTCTGGTCATTTCCCAAGTGGGATTTCAAATCTTGATTCTCTTGTGATTCTTGATGCTTTTAGTAACAGCTTTTCAGGTCCTTTGCCTAAAGATGCTTCAGAAATTGAGTCACTCAAG GTACTGAATTTTGCAGGGAGTTATTTCAGTGGACAAATCCCTTCTGAGTATGGCTCATTCAAGAATCTTGATTTCATTCACTTAGCTGGAAATTCACTAAGTGGTAAAATTCCACCAGAATTAGGGATGTTGAAAACAGTTACTCATATGGAGATTGGTTATAACTCATATGAAGGAAGCATTccttgggaatttgggaatatGAGTAAACTTCAGTATCTTGATATTGCTAGTGCAAACTTATCTGGTTCGATACCGAAAGAGCTCAGTAATGTAACAAATCTTGAATCACTTTTCTTGTTCAGAAACCAACTTAGTGGTAAAATTCCATGGGAGTTTGGAAAACTCATATCATTATCAAGTTTGGATCTTTCTGATAATTTGCTTTCAGGTCCAGTCCCTGAGAGTTTCTCAGAGTTGAAAAATCTAAAACTTCTTAGTCTTATGTACAATGACTTAAGAGGAACTGTTCCTGAAGGAATTGCTAAGCTTCCACTTCTTGATTCACTTAATatatgggacaattttttttcaGGTTCACTGCCAAAAGACTTAGGCAAATATTCAAAGCTGAAATATTTAGATGTTTCAACAAACTATCTTGTTGGTAGCATTCCACCAAGTATATGTTCAAATGGGGTGTTAGAAAGGTTGATTCTTTTTTCTAATAATTTCACTGGTGGACTTTCTCCATCACTTTCCAATTGTTCCTCTCTTGTTCGAATCCGTATAGAAGACAATTCATTCTCAGGTGATATCTCTTTGAACTTTAGCAATTTCCCTGATTTGTCATATATTGATATGTCTAGAAATAAGTTCAGTGGAGGGATTCCTAGTAATATCGCCTTAGCTTCCAAGCTTCAATACTTCAATGTGTCTCATAATCCAAATCTTGGAGGCATAATCTCGGAAAAGACATTGTCTTTGTACTCATTACAGAATTTCTCAGCTACCAATTGTAGCATTTCAGGAGATTTTCCTCCTTTTGGATCCTGCAAATCCTTACTGGTTCTTGAATTGAGTATGAACAATGTTTCCGGGATTATCCCACAAAGTATAAGCAATTGCCAAAATCTTGTGAGCTTAGACTTGGCCAACAATAACTTAACTGGTCAAATACCTATTGAACTTGCTAGCCTTCCCGTTATTAGTGTTGTAGACTTGTCACACAATAGTTTTAGCGGTTCAATTCCGGCCAAGTTTGGTAGCTCTTCCAGCTTACAACTTCTCAATGTGTCCTTCAACGATCTCTCGGGTTGGATTCCTTTGAAGACGGTGGATAGTAGCGCCTTTTTGGGTAATCCTAAGCTTTGTGGGACCCTCTGGGAGCCTTGTCGTGGACCGAACACACTAGAGTCAGGAAGCAGAAGGACACAAAAGCTGGCTTGGGTTCTTATAACCTGTGGCATCATAGTATTGGCTATTACAGCTGCAGTTTTTGGTGTATTTTACTTCAGAAGAAGAGGTAAAGGGCAGTGGAAAATGGTTTCTTTCAGTGGACTTCCTCAGTTTACAGCGAATGATGTTTTGAGGAGCTTCAATTCTATCGAAGAAGCCACAGAGATGGTGCCGCCTTTAGGAGGTTCTGATTGTTGCAAAGCTGTTTTGCCAACGGGAATTACCGTCTTGGTGAAGAAGATTGAATGGAGGCCCAAGAGAATGAATGTTATGTTGGACTTGATATCGAGGATGGGCAATGCAAGGCACAAGAATTTGACCAGATTGTTGGGATTTTGCTACAACAAACGTATGGCTTACCTGTTGTATGATTACTTGCCTAATGGAAATTTGGCGGAAAGGATCAGGACGAAGAGAGATTGGGTGATCAAGTATAAAATCATCTTGGCAATTGCTAGGGGACTGTGTTTCCTCCATCATGATTGCGACCTCGCGATTCCTCATGGGGATTTGAAGGCAGATAACATTGTGTTTGATGAAAACATGGAACCTCATTTGACCGAATTCGGGGTTAAATTCTTGATTCAATTAAATAATGGACCATCGGTAGCAAGAGTTGGAAATGAAGCAG GTGAAATCGAACGAGCTATAAAGGCAGAACTTCACAGGGACATATACGACTTTGGTGAGGTCATTCTTGAAATCTTAACAAACGGAAAGCTGTCAAATGCAGCAACAAGCTTACAGAACACCTCGAAGGAAGTTCTTTTGAGAGAGGTTTTGGATGAGAATGATGTTGCTCCATCGATCTCGGTCCGAGAGGAAATAAAACTGGTTCTTGAAGTTGCTTCACTTTGCACCAGAGTTAGACCCTCGGATAGGCCATCAATGGAAGAAGCATTAAAAATTGTATCTGGTTTGAAGAAACAAGGCTAA